One part of the Treponema sp. OMZ 787 genome encodes these proteins:
- the rpe gene encoding ribulose-phosphate 3-epimerase, which yields MDRCFKLSPSLLSADFSKLGEELTFIEKNGGDWVHIDVMDGQFVPNLTFGAPVVKAIRPCSGLVFDVHLMVNNPENLVDAFAKAGTDYFTFHAEASIHADRLIADIRAHGMKAGVSIVPTTPVGMLEEIAPLVDLILVMSVNPGFGGQKLIPYCLEKVKRLKSLREEKNYNYLISVDGGIDSKNAGSVIEAGADVIVSGSAFFSGDLRI from the coding sequence ATGGATAGGTGTTTTAAATTAAGCCCTTCGCTTTTAAGTGCGGATTTTTCAAAACTAGGTGAAGAATTAACCTTTATCGAAAAAAACGGCGGCGACTGGGTTCACATAGATGTAATGGATGGTCAGTTTGTTCCCAATTTAACATTTGGAGCTCCGGTAGTAAAGGCTATCAGGCCATGCTCCGGGCTTGTTTTTGATGTTCATCTAATGGTCAATAATCCTGAAAATTTGGTTGATGCCTTTGCAAAGGCCGGAACCGACTATTTTACCTTTCATGCCGAAGCATCTATTCATGCAGACAGGCTTATTGCCGATATCCGTGCTCATGGGATGAAGGCCGGGGTAAGCATTGTTCCTACCACACCTGTCGGAATGCTCGAAGAAATAGCACCCTTGGTAGATCTTATCTTGGTTATGAGCGTTAATCCCGGTTTCGGCGGACAAAAACTTATACCTTATTGTTTAGAAAAAGTTAAACGCTTAAAATCATTGCGTGAAGAAAAAAACTATAATTATTTGATTTCTGTCGATGGGGGAATCGATTCAAAAAATGCGGGATCGGTTATTGAGGCCGGTGCAGATGTAATTGTGTCCGGTTCAGCTTTCTTTTCGGGGGATTTAAGAATATGA
- the tmk gene encoding dTMP kinase, producing the protein MIGLMILPNFVVFEGIDGSGTTSQMRLLKERFESEDKGALVYFTQEPTSGPIGSLIRSALQGSFELAPETMTRLFAADRCEHIYGTQGILKHLNEGRSVFSDRYLFSSLAYQAAAGAADLVKLQNEGFPLPEFLFFFDLPVDVSMNRVMGRSNVLEIYEEKTFQYKVQDEYKKIIEEYRLKEPKMNIVIINAVEQIEEIHDKLWSIVKDLPKI; encoded by the coding sequence ATGATAGGCCTCATGATATTACCCAACTTTGTTGTATTTGAAGGAATAGACGGCTCAGGCACTACGAGTCAGATGCGGCTCTTAAAGGAAAGGTTTGAATCTGAAGATAAGGGGGCCCTTGTTTACTTTACACAAGAACCTACATCAGGCCCTATAGGTTCTCTAATCCGCTCTGCTCTTCAAGGCTCGTTTGAACTTGCTCCTGAAACTATGACCCGTTTATTTGCCGCGGACCGCTGCGAACATATTTACGGTACTCAAGGAATTTTAAAGCATTTGAATGAGGGACGGTCTGTTTTTTCGGATAGATACCTTTTTTCAAGCCTTGCCTACCAAGCTGCTGCCGGGGCTGCGGATCTTGTAAAACTGCAAAACGAGGGTTTCCCTCTTCCTGAATTTCTATTCTTCTTTGATCTGCCTGTCGATGTTTCTATGAACCGGGTGATGGGAAGAAGTAATGTACTCGAAATATATGAAGAAAAAACTTTTCAGTACAAGGTTCAAGACGAGTATAAGAAAATTATTGAAGAGTACAGATTAAAAGAACCTAAAATGAACATAGTTATAATTAACGCTGTTGAACAAATTGAAGAAATTCACGATAAATTATGGAGTATTGTAAAAGATTTGCCGAAAATATAA